In the genome of Streptomyces pactum, one region contains:
- a CDS encoding IclR family transcriptional regulator — MTTSTPEQSALSGVGVLDKASLLLGVLEGGPASLSRLVSDTGLKRPTVHRLVLALERLRLLARDAQGRFILGPRLGMMAMEACRDHLVLSADPVLNDLRDITGASARLYRRRGNMRVCVAEAAAAGPGLRDRVPVGAALPLNAGPVSQVLLAWERPEDLYDGLRGAQFTAATLSGVRRQGWAQSIGGREHGIAAVAAPVRGPGGRVMAALSISGPVTRMTSTPGRLYGSVVIDAAVRLSGGIQR; from the coding sequence ATGACTACCTCTACTCCCGAACAGTCAGCACTGAGCGGAGTCGGTGTTCTCGACAAGGCGTCTCTCCTGCTCGGTGTTCTGGAAGGGGGCCCGGCATCGCTGTCGCGGCTGGTTTCGGACACCGGTCTGAAGCGCCCGACGGTCCATCGGCTGGTCCTCGCCCTGGAGCGGCTGCGGCTGCTCGCCCGCGACGCGCAGGGCCGGTTCATCCTGGGGCCACGGCTGGGCATGATGGCCATGGAGGCGTGCCGGGACCACCTGGTGCTCTCCGCCGACCCGGTCCTCAACGACCTGCGCGACATCACCGGTGCCAGTGCCCGGCTGTACCGCCGGCGCGGCAACATGCGGGTGTGCGTGGCCGAGGCCGCCGCGGCCGGCCCGGGCCTGCGGGACCGGGTTCCGGTGGGCGCGGCCCTTCCGCTGAACGCCGGGCCGGTCTCCCAGGTGCTGCTGGCCTGGGAGCGGCCCGAGGACCTGTACGACGGTCTGCGCGGGGCGCAGTTCACCGCGGCAACCCTCTCCGGGGTGCGCCGGCAGGGCTGGGCGCAGAGCATCGGCGGGCGGGAGCACGGCATCGCCGCGGTGGCGGCGCCGGTGCGCGGGCCCGGCGGCCGGGTGATGGCCGCGCTGTCGATCTCCGGGCCGGTCACCAGGATGACCAGTACGCCGGGGCGGCTGTACGGCAGTGTGGTGATCGACGCGGCGGTGCGGCTCAGCGGCGGCATCCAGCGCTGA
- the rlmB gene encoding 23S rRNA (guanosine(2251)-2'-O)-methyltransferase RlmB: protein MAGNSQRRNRRTSNKKGATVGSGGKRRRSLEGKGPTPPAEMRKGHVKQRTAAARARTAARRPAPRRGGPKGTNELVVGRNPVVEALREGVPANALYVQQFIDNDERVREALQLCAERGGINLMEAPRPELDRMTNGLNHQGLVLQVPPYDYAHPEDLLDAAAEDGEDPLIVALDGVTDPRNLGAVVRSVAAFGGHGVVVPERRAAGMTAGAWKTSAGAAARIPVARATNLTRALEAYQKAGLMVVGLAADGDTELHEVDVLDGPVVIVVGSEGKGLSRLVGEACDLRVRIPMPGGAESLNAGVAAGVVLYEASRRRA, encoded by the coding sequence ATGGCCGGCAACAGCCAGCGCAGGAACCGTCGTACCAGCAACAAGAAGGGCGCCACCGTCGGCAGCGGCGGCAAGCGGCGCCGCTCCCTGGAGGGCAAGGGCCCGACCCCGCCCGCCGAGATGCGCAAGGGGCACGTCAAGCAGCGCACCGCCGCGGCCCGGGCCCGGACCGCCGCGCGCCGCCCGGCCCCCCGCCGCGGCGGCCCCAAGGGCACCAACGAGCTGGTGGTCGGCCGCAACCCGGTGGTGGAGGCGCTGCGCGAGGGCGTGCCCGCGAACGCGCTGTACGTCCAGCAGTTCATCGACAACGACGAGCGGGTGCGCGAGGCGCTGCAGCTGTGCGCCGAGCGCGGCGGCATCAACCTCATGGAGGCGCCGCGCCCGGAGCTCGACCGGATGACCAACGGGCTCAACCACCAGGGCCTGGTGCTCCAGGTGCCGCCCTACGACTACGCCCACCCCGAGGACCTGCTCGACGCCGCGGCCGAGGACGGTGAGGACCCGCTGATCGTCGCCCTCGACGGGGTCACCGACCCGCGCAACCTGGGCGCGGTGGTGCGTTCGGTCGCCGCGTTCGGCGGTCACGGCGTGGTGGTGCCGGAGCGGCGCGCGGCCGGGATGACGGCCGGTGCGTGGAAGACCTCGGCGGGCGCCGCGGCCCGTATCCCGGTGGCCCGCGCCACCAACCTGACCCGCGCGCTGGAGGCGTACCAGAAGGCCGGGCTGATGGTGGTGGGCCTGGCCGCCGACGGCGACACCGAGCTGCACGAGGTGGACGTGCTCGACGGCCCGGTGGTCATCGTGGTCGGCAGCGAGGGCAAGGGCCTGTCGCGGCTGGTCGGCGAGGCGTGCGACCTGCGGGTGCGCATCCCGATGCCGGGCGGTGCCGAATCGCTCAACGCCGGTGTGGCGGCGGGCGTGGTGCTCTACGAGGCGTCCCGCCGCCGCGCCTGA
- a CDS encoding response regulator transcription factor, which translates to MAELSKATEGSDGVEHALMQVCELIESAVSMHRSTPDRRAPMVLASDGPAVRREITQLMNGARHSVSVIMPGTYERAKPFAPLLGKLTALRSAGIAVRALCSPEVVAPLGLHGFTRRGTQGYDIRVSEVDLQGMIIVDGRQAFGRTGPDRNGRYLSVIADPASVRALDLMFAGVWGSAIPLAEHSRLAERLRTDSVRLILERLRAGHTDDVAAKEIQVSLRTYRRHVAAIMRDVGANSRFQAGVRAVELGLLSPCD; encoded by the coding sequence ATGGCAGAGCTGTCGAAGGCGACTGAGGGTTCGGACGGAGTGGAGCACGCGCTCATGCAGGTGTGTGAGCTGATCGAGTCCGCTGTGTCCATGCACCGGAGTACTCCGGACCGTCGGGCGCCGATGGTTCTCGCGTCGGACGGACCGGCGGTCCGGCGGGAGATCACCCAACTGATGAACGGGGCGCGGCACAGTGTCAGCGTGATCATGCCCGGCACCTACGAGCGGGCCAAGCCCTTCGCCCCGCTGCTGGGCAAGCTGACCGCGCTGCGCTCGGCCGGCATCGCGGTGCGGGCGCTGTGTTCGCCCGAGGTGGTGGCGCCGCTCGGCCTGCACGGCTTCACCCGGCGGGGCACCCAGGGGTACGACATCAGGGTCAGCGAGGTCGATCTCCAGGGAATGATCATCGTGGACGGGCGGCAGGCCTTCGGTCGTACCGGTCCGGACCGCAACGGGCGCTACCTGTCCGTCATCGCGGACCCGGCCTCGGTGCGGGCGCTGGACCTGATGTTCGCCGGTGTGTGGGGCAGTGCGATCCCGCTCGCCGAGCACTCCCGCCTCGCCGAGCGGCTGCGGACCGACTCGGTGCGCCTGATCCTGGAGCGGCTGCGCGCCGGCCACACCGACGACGTGGCGGCCAAGGAGATCCAGGTCAGCCTCCGTACCTACCGCCGCCATGTGGCGGCGATCATGCGTGACGTCGGCGCCAACTCCCGCTTCCAGGCCGGGGTGCGCGCCGTCGAGCTGGGGCTTCTGTCGCCGTGTGACTGA
- a CDS encoding 2-hydroxychromene-2-carboxylate isomerase gives MSRSRPRWYFSFSSPYSWLAHSDLVGRYSDVADVIDWLPFWEPDEPVQRRLARSGVQLPYVPMSDEKRRYVEQDVRRLARERGLEAVWPPETGRRWEVPHLAFLVAQEMGRGREFTDLVYRACWQRGEDVCDPRVIAVIGAELGLDGAALGAAPDDPAVRQRGLEALFSLHRDGVFGVPYFIDGAEKFWGVDRLAGFAGSVRAGLAGWERAC, from the coding sequence ATGTCCCGAAGCCGGCCGCGCTGGTATTTCTCATTCAGCAGTCCTTATTCGTGGCTGGCCCATTCCGATCTGGTGGGCCGGTATTCCGATGTCGCGGACGTCATCGACTGGCTGCCGTTCTGGGAGCCGGACGAGCCGGTCCAGCGCCGCCTGGCGCGCTCCGGGGTGCAGCTGCCGTACGTGCCGATGTCGGACGAGAAGCGGCGGTACGTCGAGCAGGACGTGCGGCGGCTGGCGCGGGAGCGCGGCCTGGAGGCGGTCTGGCCGCCGGAGACCGGCCGGCGCTGGGAGGTGCCGCACCTGGCGTTCCTGGTCGCGCAGGAGATGGGCCGGGGGCGGGAGTTCACCGACTTGGTCTACCGGGCCTGCTGGCAGCGCGGCGAGGACGTCTGCGACCCGCGGGTGATCGCCGTCATCGGCGCCGAACTGGGCCTGGACGGCGCCGCGTTGGGCGCGGCACCGGACGATCCGGCGGTGCGGCAGCGCGGTCTGGAGGCGCTGTTCTCGCTCCACCGCGACGGGGTGTTCGGGGTGCCGTACTTCATCGACGGCGCGGAGAAGTTCTGGGGGGTGGACCGGCTCGCCGGGTTCGCCGGCTCCGTCCGGGCGGGCCTGGCCGGCTGGGAGCGGGCCTGTTGA
- a CDS encoding nucleotidyltransferase family protein, with product MTGDTRTATPPPAQPGRPAHPARPTQAVVLAGGQGSRLRPYTDDRPKPMVEIPGTGTPIIGHQLSWLAAEGVTDVVISCGHLADVLRNWLDSADLPLRVSTVVETEPLGRGGGLKYAAASLPHPDRPWYATNGDIWTRFSLRDMADFHHERDAAATLALARPRIPWGAVETDEFGHVLDFIEAPPSPYLINAGVYVFSAAFTAMLPDRGDHERTTFPRLARERRLAGFPLPHGAYWRAIDTAKDLTEAAKELAASRPADG from the coding sequence ATGACAGGTGACACCCGCACAGCCACTCCCCCGCCGGCGCAGCCCGGCCGCCCCGCGCATCCGGCCCGGCCCACCCAGGCCGTCGTCCTCGCCGGTGGTCAGGGTTCCCGGCTGCGCCCGTACACCGACGACCGGCCCAAGCCGATGGTCGAGATCCCCGGCACCGGCACGCCGATCATCGGGCACCAGCTCTCCTGGCTCGCCGCCGAGGGTGTCACCGACGTCGTGATCTCCTGCGGCCACCTCGCCGACGTCCTCCGGAACTGGCTGGACTCGGCCGACCTGCCGCTGCGGGTCAGCACGGTGGTGGAGACCGAGCCGCTGGGGCGCGGTGGCGGCCTGAAGTACGCCGCGGCCTCGCTGCCCCACCCCGACCGGCCCTGGTACGCCACGAACGGCGACATCTGGACCCGGTTCTCCCTCCGCGACATGGCGGACTTCCACCACGAGCGGGACGCCGCCGCCACCCTCGCGCTGGCCCGGCCGCGGATCCCCTGGGGCGCGGTGGAGACCGACGAGTTCGGCCATGTGCTGGACTTCATCGAGGCGCCGCCCTCCCCGTACCTGATCAACGCGGGCGTCTACGTCTTCTCGGCGGCCTTCACCGCGATGCTGCCGGACCGGGGCGACCACGAACGCACCACCTTCCCCCGGCTGGCCCGCGAGCGCCGGCTCGCCGGCTTCCCCCTGCCGCACGGGGCGTACTGGCGGGCCATCGACACCGCCAAGGACCTCACCGAGGCGGCCAAGGAGCTGGCCGCCAGCCGGCCCGCCGACGGCTGA
- a CDS encoding helix-turn-helix transcriptional regulator, which produces MRDPALSGAGAERAHHEDDTENGHAHVEDDIAQELLAVRALIESTVVKHRDRQSRNSWVSAITAEEAEILAAAQELVYEAGESVDVVLAAEAAHARTIYSALDEWLESGGLSVKIRMLCAQNTLDWSFVQRHSGNGRPLEVRAARIPLLAALIVDGKAALVCADSAVGRRASAIRDPGVIETLQTLFDGIWRNALQVTERIDFGDRARTDMVRPILEWLRLGVTDEVAARELSVSVRTYRRYVAEIMALLGANSRFQAGVRAAELGLLPVSPPQEPPQPRR; this is translated from the coding sequence TTGAGGGATCCCGCACTGTCCGGGGCGGGTGCCGAACGGGCGCATCACGAGGACGACACCGAAAATGGTCATGCTCACGTAGAAGATGACATCGCGCAGGAACTCCTGGCGGTCCGTGCGCTCATCGAATCCACCGTGGTCAAACACCGGGACCGCCAGTCCCGGAATTCCTGGGTCTCCGCCATCACGGCGGAGGAAGCGGAAATACTGGCAGCCGCCCAGGAACTCGTCTACGAGGCCGGTGAAAGCGTCGATGTGGTACTGGCCGCCGAGGCGGCGCATGCCCGTACCATCTACTCCGCGCTGGATGAATGGCTGGAAAGCGGTGGCCTGAGCGTCAAAATACGCATGCTTTGCGCGCAGAACACCCTGGACTGGTCATTCGTCCAGCGTCATTCGGGCAACGGCAGGCCGCTGGAGGTGCGGGCCGCGCGCATCCCGCTGCTGGCGGCGCTCATCGTGGACGGCAAGGCCGCACTGGTGTGCGCCGACTCGGCGGTCGGCCGCCGGGCCTCGGCGATCCGCGACCCCGGCGTCATCGAGACACTGCAGACCCTCTTCGACGGGATCTGGCGGAACGCCCTGCAGGTGACCGAGCGCATCGACTTCGGTGACCGGGCCCGCACCGACATGGTGCGGCCCATCCTGGAGTGGCTGCGGCTGGGCGTCACCGACGAGGTGGCCGCCCGGGAGCTGTCGGTGTCGGTGCGCACCTACCGGCGGTACGTCGCGGAGATCATGGCGCTGCTCGGCGCCAACTCCCGGTTCCAGGCGGGGGTGCGGGCGGCCGAGCTGGGTCTGCTGCCGGTCTCCCCTCCGCAGGAACCGCCGCAGCCCCGGAGGTGA
- a CDS encoding DoxX family protein, which yields MDTQTPRRPTGGSSPGFDDEPLLNMAKVPCDPAQVVVNHASFRVQLARPVVDRVTVERARPAAVPGARRRRAPVVWSGRTVPGGDPAAQLLQAVRQSGRTWSSGPGPGADEPGSTQVLPRVGLDDPPTTVIGPRRGPSGPDPRTGVPVTRGGHDSTVPLPVVPRRVYRSDGSGLRPAGSGPGGPFPERPGGTAADGPGAGGTATEAGRRRGGAAAGVRHAYHHPGRRMNLGIVLLPMRIFLGLISVYAGMGKLSDPVYFDGGERGSMVTWLQSLDPWPVAEPLRDFALAHPVGAGLTVAFLQVVVGVLTVMGLWQRVAASIGALLSAALLVTVSWRTVPAYDAPDIIYLAAWSPLIIAGAPVYSMDARLAGEAWRRLGPRVALWDLRRRVLRRGATMAAVVAGVTLLFGSMLGGAVRSSQTVRSPEPGDAPSNHLPGSPLPRTSGERPERPAKGTGRAGGSAAPGARTPTPSAPATSATPDVVRESATAGATAGAGTRSGTAPGRTQGTTQRPRQQVPTRPVLPQATSGPTASGGAGSATGGSTGLSDDGGGSPTGSGGASGGGTGGGGALGGLLG from the coding sequence GTGGACACCCAAACACCCCGCAGGCCCACGGGGGGAAGCTCACCGGGATTCGACGACGAGCCGCTGCTGAACATGGCCAAGGTGCCGTGCGATCCGGCGCAGGTCGTGGTCAATCACGCGAGCTTCCGCGTGCAGCTCGCCCGCCCGGTCGTGGACCGCGTGACGGTGGAGAGGGCGCGGCCGGCTGCCGTGCCCGGCGCCCGTCGCCGGCGGGCGCCGGTGGTGTGGAGCGGTCGCACCGTGCCGGGCGGCGACCCCGCCGCGCAACTCCTGCAGGCGGTGCGGCAGTCCGGCCGTACCTGGTCCTCCGGGCCGGGGCCGGGCGCCGACGAGCCCGGGTCCACCCAGGTCCTGCCGAGGGTGGGCCTGGACGATCCGCCGACCACCGTGATCGGCCCCCGCCGGGGTCCGTCGGGGCCCGACCCCCGCACCGGGGTGCCGGTGACGCGCGGCGGCCACGACAGCACCGTCCCGCTGCCGGTGGTGCCCCGGCGGGTGTACCGGAGCGACGGTTCCGGGCTCCGGCCGGCCGGGTCCGGTCCCGGCGGCCCCTTCCCGGAGCGGCCCGGCGGAACCGCGGCCGACGGCCCCGGGGCGGGCGGGACCGCCACCGAGGCCGGGCGGCGGCGCGGCGGGGCGGCGGCCGGGGTGCGCCACGCCTACCACCACCCCGGGCGCCGGATGAACCTGGGCATCGTGCTGCTGCCGATGCGCATCTTCCTCGGCCTGATCTCGGTCTACGCCGGCATGGGCAAGCTGTCCGACCCGGTGTACTTCGACGGCGGCGAGCGCGGCTCCATGGTCACCTGGCTGCAGTCGCTGGACCCGTGGCCGGTCGCCGAACCGCTGCGTGACTTCGCGCTGGCCCACCCGGTCGGGGCCGGGCTGACGGTGGCCTTCCTCCAGGTGGTGGTGGGCGTCCTCACGGTCATGGGGCTGTGGCAGCGGGTGGCCGCGTCGATCGGGGCGCTGCTGTCGGCCGCGCTGCTGGTCACCGTGAGCTGGCGGACGGTGCCGGCCTACGACGCGCCGGACATCATCTACCTCGCCGCGTGGAGCCCGCTGATCATCGCCGGTGCCCCGGTCTACTCGATGGACGCGCGGCTGGCCGGGGAGGCGTGGCGGCGGCTCGGGCCCCGGGTCGCCCTGTGGGACCTGCGGCGCCGGGTGCTCCGGCGCGGCGCCACCATGGCGGCCGTGGTGGCCGGGGTGACGCTGCTGTTCGGTTCGATGCTCGGCGGCGCGGTGCGCTCCTCGCAGACCGTCAGGTCGCCGGAGCCCGGGGACGCGCCCTCCAACCACCTGCCCGGCTCCCCGCTGCCGCGCACGTCCGGTGAGCGTCCCGAGCGTCCGGCCAAGGGGACCGGCCGGGCCGGCGGTTCCGCGGCGCCCGGCGCCCGTACCCCCACCCCGTCCGCACCGGCCACCTCCGCGACACCGGACGTGGTGCGGGAGAGCGCCACCGCCGGTGCCACCGCGGGCGCCGGTACCCGGTCCGGCACCGCGCCCGGCCGGACCCAGGGCACCACCCAGCGGCCCCGGCAGCAGGTGCCGACGCGGCCGGTGCTCCCGCAGGCCACCTCCGGGCCGACCGCGTCCGGCGGCGCGGGCTCGGCCACCGGCGGTTCGACCGGCCTCTCCGACGACGGCGGCGGCTCCCCCACCGGCTCCGGCGGCGCCTCCGGAGGCGGTACCGGCGGCGGGGGCGCGCTCGGCGGCCTCCTCGGCTGA
- a CDS encoding PPOX class F420-dependent oxidoreductase → MAAAFSDQLKALLDSPVFVIVATVQPDGSPQLSPVWAKRDGDEVLISTTMGRRKQRNIDRDPRVTVLVQPADAPYSYAEIRGTAAYTTEGGQQLIDELSRKYTGKDYADFNPAAGQDAERIVVRVTPRKVVGNL, encoded by the coding sequence ATGGCCGCCGCCTTCTCCGATCAGCTCAAGGCGCTCCTCGACTCGCCCGTCTTCGTCATCGTGGCCACCGTCCAGCCGGACGGCAGCCCGCAGCTGTCGCCGGTGTGGGCCAAGCGGGACGGCGACGAGGTGCTGATCTCCACCACCATGGGCCGGCGCAAGCAGCGGAACATCGATCGGGACCCGCGGGTGACGGTGCTGGTCCAGCCCGCCGACGCGCCGTACAGCTACGCCGAGATCCGCGGCACCGCCGCCTACACCACCGAGGGCGGTCAGCAGCTGATCGACGAGCTGTCGCGGAAGTACACCGGCAAGGACTACGCCGACTTCAACCCCGCCGCGGGGCAGGACGCCGAGCGGATCGTGGTGCGGGTCACCCCGCGCAAGGTCGTCGGGAACCTGTAG
- a CDS encoding ABC transporter ATP-binding protein produces MATVTYDKASRIYPGSTKPAVDQLDISIEDGEFLVLVGPSGCGKSTSLRMLAGLEDVNGGAIRIGDRDVTHLPPKDRDIAMVFQNYALYPHMTVAQNMGFALKIAGVNKTEIRRKVEEAARMLDLTEYLDRKPKALSGGQRQRVAMGRAIVREPQVFLMDEPLSNLDAKLRVQTRTQIAALQRRLGITTVYVTHDQVEALTMGDRVAVLKGGLLQQVDSPRNMYDRPANLFVAGFIGSPAMNLVEVPITDGGVKFGNSVVPVPRDALTAAADKGDTTVTVGIRPEHFDVVEQGGEAAGSLTKQSKDAPAGLAVTVNVVEELGADGFVYGTAEVGGSAKDLVVRVNGRQVPAKGSVLHVVPRPGETHVFSTSTGERLSE; encoded by the coding sequence ATGGCTACGGTCACCTATGACAAGGCCAGCCGGATCTACCCGGGCAGCACCAAGCCCGCCGTGGACCAGCTCGACATCTCCATCGAGGACGGCGAATTCCTCGTGCTCGTCGGCCCCTCCGGCTGCGGCAAGTCCACCTCGCTGCGGATGCTTGCCGGCCTGGAGGACGTCAACGGCGGCGCCATCCGCATCGGCGACCGCGACGTCACGCACCTGCCGCCCAAGGACCGGGACATCGCCATGGTGTTCCAGAACTACGCGCTCTACCCGCACATGACCGTCGCCCAGAACATGGGCTTCGCGCTGAAGATCGCCGGCGTGAACAAGACGGAGATCCGGCGCAAGGTCGAAGAGGCCGCCAGAATGCTGGACCTCACCGAGTACCTGGACCGCAAGCCGAAGGCACTCTCCGGCGGTCAGCGGCAGCGGGTGGCGATGGGCCGCGCGATCGTCCGTGAGCCGCAGGTCTTCCTCATGGACGAGCCGCTGTCGAACCTCGACGCCAAGCTCCGGGTGCAGACCCGCACCCAGATCGCCGCGCTCCAGCGGCGGCTGGGCATCACCACCGTCTACGTCACCCACGACCAGGTCGAGGCGCTCACCATGGGCGACCGGGTGGCGGTGCTCAAGGGCGGCCTGCTCCAGCAGGTGGACTCGCCGCGAAACATGTACGACCGGCCGGCCAACCTCTTCGTCGCCGGCTTCATCGGCTCGCCCGCCATGAACCTGGTCGAGGTGCCGATCACCGACGGCGGCGTGAAGTTCGGCAACAGCGTGGTGCCGGTGCCCCGGGACGCGCTGACCGCCGCCGCGGACAAGGGCGACACCACGGTCACCGTCGGCATCCGCCCCGAGCACTTCGACGTGGTCGAGCAGGGCGGCGAGGCGGCCGGCTCGCTCACCAAGCAGAGCAAGGACGCCCCGGCCGGGCTCGCGGTCACCGTCAACGTCGTCGAGGAGCTGGGCGCCGACGGGTTCGTCTACGGCACCGCCGAGGTCGGCGGCAGCGCCAAGGACCTGGTGGTCCGGGTCAACGGCCGCCAGGTGCCCGCGAAGGGCTCGGTCCTGCACGTCGTCCCGCGCCCGGGCGAGACCCACGTGTTCTCCACCTCCACCGGCGAGCGGCTCAGCGAGTAA
- the cysS gene encoding cysteine--tRNA ligase codes for MTIRLYDTSARQIREFTPLTQGCVSIYLCGATVQAAPHIGHIRSGLNFDIMRRWFTYRGYQVTFVRNVTDIDDKIINKSAEQGRPWWAIGYQNERAFNDAYDALGCLPPSYEPRATGHVPEMIEMMRGLIERGHAYAAEGNVYFDVRSFPEYLALSNQSLENLQEAGDVDTGKRDPRDFAMWKASKPGEPSWETPWGRGRPGWHLECSAMAHRYLGQAFDIHGGGIDLIFPHHENEIAQAKAFGDDFANFWVHNHWVTMSGEKMSKSLGNSVLVSEMVKKWRPIVLRYYLGTPHYRSTIEYSEEALREAESAFARIEGFVQRVTEKAGKTVEPAAEVPPAFAEAMDDDLGVPQALAIVHTTVRQGNSALTADDKESAVARLAEVRAMLGVLGLDPLDEQWSAGGDRGEDLHGVVDSLVRLVLEQRQAARARKDYGTADAIRDQLQQSGLVIEDTPSGPRWELGSR; via the coding sequence GTGACCATTCGCCTGTACGACACCAGCGCCCGTCAGATCCGTGAATTCACCCCGCTCACGCAGGGCTGCGTCTCGATCTACCTGTGTGGCGCGACCGTGCAGGCCGCACCGCACATCGGGCACATCCGGTCGGGTCTGAACTTCGACATCATGCGCCGCTGGTTCACCTACCGCGGCTACCAGGTGACGTTCGTGCGCAACGTCACCGACATCGACGACAAGATCATCAACAAGTCCGCGGAGCAGGGCCGCCCCTGGTGGGCGATCGGCTACCAGAACGAGCGCGCGTTCAACGACGCGTACGACGCGCTGGGCTGCCTGCCGCCGTCCTACGAACCGCGCGCGACCGGGCACGTCCCGGAGATGATCGAGATGATGCGCGGCCTGATCGAGCGCGGCCACGCCTATGCCGCCGAGGGCAACGTCTACTTCGACGTGCGCTCCTTCCCGGAGTACCTGGCGCTGTCCAACCAGTCGCTGGAGAACCTCCAGGAGGCCGGCGACGTGGACACCGGCAAGCGCGACCCGCGCGACTTCGCGATGTGGAAGGCGAGCAAGCCGGGCGAGCCCAGCTGGGAGACCCCGTGGGGACGCGGCCGGCCGGGCTGGCACCTGGAGTGCTCCGCGATGGCCCACCGCTACCTGGGGCAGGCCTTCGACATCCACGGCGGCGGCATCGACCTGATCTTCCCGCACCACGAGAACGAGATCGCCCAGGCCAAGGCGTTCGGCGACGACTTCGCCAACTTCTGGGTGCACAACCACTGGGTCACCATGAGCGGCGAGAAGATGTCGAAGTCGCTCGGCAACTCGGTGCTCGTCTCGGAGATGGTCAAGAAGTGGCGGCCCATCGTGCTCCGCTACTACCTGGGCACCCCGCACTACCGCTCGACCATCGAGTACAGCGAGGAGGCGCTGCGCGAGGCCGAGTCCGCGTTCGCGCGCATCGAGGGCTTCGTGCAGCGGGTCACCGAGAAGGCCGGGAAGACCGTCGAACCGGCCGCCGAGGTGCCGCCGGCCTTCGCCGAGGCGATGGACGACGACCTCGGTGTCCCGCAGGCGCTGGCGATCGTGCACACCACCGTCCGGCAGGGCAACTCCGCCCTCACCGCCGACGACAAGGAGTCGGCGGTGGCCCGGCTCGCCGAGGTCCGCGCGATGCTCGGGGTGCTGGGACTGGACCCGCTCGACGAGCAGTGGTCGGCCGGCGGGGACCGCGGCGAGGACCTGCACGGCGTGGTGGACTCGCTGGTCCGGCTGGTGCTGGAGCAGCGGCAGGCCGCCCGCGCCCGCAAGGACTACGGCACCGCGGACGCCATCCGCGACCAGCTCCAGCAGTCGGGGCTGGTCATCGAGGACACCCCGTCCGGGCCGCGCTGGGAGCTCGGCTCGCGCTGA
- a CDS encoding nucleotidyltransferase domain-containing protein yields MADDRDDRAFLDLVADRLAALPHVRAVTLGGSRAAGTHRPDSDWDFAVYYRGPFSPEDLRALGWPGEVFGIGAWGGGVFNGGAWLDIDGRHVDVHYRDLDEVEHHLAEARQGRYRVERLLFHLAGVPTYLVVAELAVNRVLRGELPRPEYPEPLRRRAAEQWWGDARLTLAYARAAHAARGNLADCAGAVATAACQTAHAVLAARGEWVTNEKKLLERAGLRDIDRVLGGLRPDPDSLTAALDEAAGLLERAVSAAGPDGTAHTAD; encoded by the coding sequence ATGGCTGACGACCGCGACGACCGGGCGTTCCTCGACCTGGTGGCCGACCGGCTGGCCGCCCTGCCGCACGTACGGGCGGTCACCCTGGGCGGATCACGGGCGGCCGGTACCCACCGGCCGGACAGCGACTGGGACTTCGCCGTCTACTACCGCGGTCCGTTCTCCCCGGAGGACCTGCGGGCCCTGGGGTGGCCGGGTGAGGTCTTCGGGATCGGCGCCTGGGGCGGCGGGGTCTTCAACGGCGGGGCGTGGCTGGACATCGACGGCCGCCACGTCGATGTCCACTACCGCGACCTGGACGAGGTCGAGCACCACCTGGCGGAGGCGCGCCAGGGCCGGTACCGGGTGGAGCGGCTGCTCTTCCACCTGGCCGGTGTCCCGACGTACCTCGTCGTCGCCGAACTCGCCGTCAACCGGGTGCTGCGCGGCGAACTGCCGCGCCCGGAGTACCCGGAGCCGCTGCGCCGCCGGGCCGCCGAGCAGTGGTGGGGCGACGCCCGGCTCACCCTCGCCTACGCCCGCGCCGCGCACGCGGCGCGCGGGAACCTCGCGGACTGCGCCGGAGCCGTCGCCACCGCCGCCTGCCAGACGGCGCACGCGGTGCTGGCCGCCCGGGGCGAGTGGGTGACCAACGAGAAGAAGCTGCTGGAACGGGCCGGGCTCCGGGACATCGACCGCGTCCTCGGCGGTCTGCGGCCGGACCCGGATTCCCTGACCGCCGCCCTGGACGAGGCGGCCGGACTGCTGGAGCGCGCGGTGAGCGCGGCGGGTCCGGACGGGACGGCGCACACGGCGGACTGA